One genomic segment of Vicia villosa cultivar HV-30 ecotype Madison, WI unplaced genomic scaffold, Vvil1.0 ctg.001163F_1_1, whole genome shotgun sequence includes these proteins:
- the LOC131633690 gene encoding uncharacterized mitochondrial protein AtMg00810-like translates to MIAQIYVDDIVFGGMSDTMVKHFVGQMQTEFEMIMVGELTYFLGLQIKKMEDSTFMSQSKYAKNTVKKFGMDNVSHKRTPAPTHKKLSKDEGGISVDQSLYRSMIGSLLYLTASRPDITFAVGVCARYQAEPKASHLNQVKRILKYVDGTSDYGMLYTNGSNPVLTGYCDADLAGSADDKKAHLEDVSF, encoded by the coding sequence ATGATTGCTcagatatatgtggatgacatagtgTTTGGAGGAATGTCGGATACAATGGTAAAACACTTTGTTGGTCAAATGCAGactgaatttgaaatgattatGGTTGGGGAACTgacttactttcttggtcttcaaatcaagaaaatggaagactcCACATTCATGTCTCAAAGCAAATATGCCAAGAATACAGTAAAGAAATTTGGTATGGACAATGTGAGTCATAAAAGAACTCCTGCACCAACTCATaaaaaactatctaaagatgaagGAGGTATAAGTGTTGACCAGagtctatacagaagcatgattgGTAGCCTGTTATATCTGACAGCCAGCAGACCAGATATTACATTTGCAGTTGGAGTGTGTGCCAGATATCAAGCAGAGCCAAAGGCAAGTCACTTAAATCAAGTCAAGAGAATTCTTAAATATGTAGATGGGACTTCAGACTATGGCATGCTGTACACCAACGGAAGTAACCCTGTCTTGACTGGATACTGTGATGCTGACttggctggaagtgctgatgacaaaAAAGCACATTTGGAGGATGTTTCTTTCTAG